The DNA window ATGTTGATAATGTGACCCGATTTTTGTTCGATCATTTTCGGAATTATAGCTTTCGAAACATACAAAAGTCCTTTGACATTGATGTCAATCATCGCATCCCAATCGTCTATATTTCCATCCTGAATGGGTTCTAAACCGTGGGCATTTCCAGCATTATTGATCAAAACATCAATGGTAGAAAAATCAGTTGGTAAAGAATTGATGCTGTCAAAAACGGCTTTCTTATCGCGAACATCAAAACACAAAGTGTGGATTTCTGTGAATTCCGAAAGTTCATTTTCGAGTTCGTTCAATCGGTCTTTTCTTCTTCCGCAGAGTATAATTTTATAATTATTTTGGGCCAAAATTCTAGCCGTTGCTCTTCCAATTCCGCTCGTTGCTCCCGTGACTAAAGCTGTTTTTTTCATTGTTTTTTGGGTGTATTTTAAGGACTATTTTTTGAGATTTTGTACTAAAATAATTTTAGAAAAGGCGGATTTCGCCAATGATAAAAAGCCATAAAAATACTAGTGATTTCTCAATTTTTGGTCAATTTCTTTTAAAAATTTAAAATTATGAAAATACAATCACAAAACATCCTTAAAATTCGGGTTTTGTGAGAAGTTTTAACCATTTTTTAACATCGTACTTCTAAAAAAAAATTCAATTTGCACCGTCTTAAAAAACGAACGCGAATTAGCACAATTAAAATACAAATATGGAAGATAATACTACGACTTTGGACATTAGAGCCATCAATGAAAAAATAGAAAGAGAAAGTGCCTTCATCGATTTGCTAACTATGGAAATGAATAAAGTAATCGTCGGTCAAAAACACATGATCGAGCGATTATTAATCGGGCTTTTAGGACAAGGGCATATTTTATTGGAAGGAGTTCCCGGTTTGGCAAAAACATTAGCCATTAACACTTTGGCGCAAGCCGTACAAGGATCCTTTAGTCGAATCCAGTTTACTCCCGATTTATTGCCTGCCGATGTAATTGGAACGATGATTTACAACATTAAATCGAATGAATTTTCAATCAAAAAAGGACCGATTTTTGCCAATTTCGTTCTTGCCGATGAGATCAATCGTGCGCCTGCCAAAGTACAATCGGCATTATTAGAGGCGATGCAGGAAAAACAAGTGACCATTGGTGACACCACTTTCAAATTAGATAAGCCTTTCTTGGTTCTTGCCACTCAAAACCCAATCGAACAAGAGGGAACTTATCCTTTGCCAGAAGCACAAGTCGATCGTTTTATGTTGAAAACCGTGATCGATTATCCAAAAATGGAAGACGAAAGAATGGTGGTGCGTCAAAACCTTAAAGGAAGCTACGAAAAAGTAAATGCGGTTGTTTCTGTAGAACAAATTTTACGAGCACAAGAAGCCGTTCGCGAAGTGTATATGGACGAAAAAATTGAAAAATACATTCTTGATATTATTTTCGCTACTCGTTATCCTGAAAAATACAAATTGGCCGATTTGAAACCATTAATCAGTTTTGGATCTTCGCCACGTGGAAGTATCAATTTGGCAAATGCGGCAAAATGTTACGCTTTCATCAAACGTCGTGGGTATGTGATTCCAGAAGATGTTCGCGCCGTGGTTCACGATGTATTGCGTCACAGAATTGGAATTACCTACGAAGCCGAAGCCGAGAACATCACCTCGGTTGACATCATCAACAAAATCGTAAACGAGATTGAAGTACCGTAAAAAGATTTTAGATTTTAGATTGCTGATTTTAGATTTTAGATCTGAAATCAGCAATCGTTAATCAACAATCACCAATCAAATGGAAACAAAAGACCTCTTAAAAAAAGTACGAAAAATAGAAATCAAAACCCGAAGATTGAGCGATCATATCTTTTCGGGAGAATACCACACCTCGTTCAAGGGTCGCGGGATGACTTTTAGCGAAGTGCGTCCGTACCAATATGGCGATGATATTCGTGCTATCGACTGGAATGTGACGGCCCGTTACAATGAGGCTCACGTTAAAGTTTTCGAGGAAGAGCGTGAGTTAACGATGATGTTGATGGTCGATATTTCGGGTTCTGAAAGTTTTGGGTCCAAAAACCAATTTAAGAAAGATATTGTTACTGAAATAGCGGCGACAATGGCGTTTTCTGCTACCAATAATAATGACAAGATTGGTTTGATTTTGTTTTCGGATCAAATCGAATTGTACATTCCGCCCAAAAAAGGACGTTCACACGTTTTGAGAATCATTCGTGAATTGATAGAGTTTGAACCTAAAAGCCACAAAACGGATATTGCACAAGCTTTGAAATTCTTGTCTAGCACTCAAAAAAAGAAAGCGATTGTGTTCGTAATTTCCGATTTCATTTCCGAAGATTATGAGCATACTTTGAAAATTGCTTCTAAAAAACACGATATTACTGGCATTCGAGTGTATGATATTCGCGAAGAAAAAATGCCAAATTTAGGAATGGTTTCTATGTTGGATGCTGAAACTGGCGAAACACAATTGATTAATACAGGTTCGAAATCAGTGCGAATCAATTATGAAAAATACTATCAAGAGAAGCTGAAATATTTCAAGGAAACCTTTAGCAAATCGGGTGCAGGAGTGGTAAACACAAGAGTTGACGAAAGTTATGTAACCAAATTGTTAGGCTATTTTAAATCCCGTTAAATTAACTACAAACCTATAAGGTTTTAAAAACCTTATAGGTTTAAATATTAAGAATGAAAAAAATACTACTATACTTTCTGTTTACCACCGCTGTTTTTGCCCAACAAAAACAAGTGACAACCAGTATTGATACCACCAAAAATAAAATCGGAGCGGAGTTCAAACTTACGTTGAAAACCAATGTAGATACCTTGTCGAAAGTGGTTTTTCCCAACGCCAAAAACTTCGGGGCACTAGAAGTCATTTACTCGTATCCCATTGACACCATCTTAAAAAACGACCGATATGAATTAGTCAAAAGATATGGTTTAACCCAATTTGATTCAGGGAAATACACCATTCCTAGCATTAAAATTTTAATCAATAACAAACCGTTTTTATCAGATTCAATCAAAGTTGAAGTTGCCAATGTTGTTGTTGATACATTAAAACAAAAAATGTATGACATCAAGGATATTGTCCCAGCAAACGAATCGAGCGATTGGTGGAAATATGTTTTGTTTGTGCTACTAATTGCGGGAATTGCCGCATTCATATATTGGTTTGTAAAACTTCGCCAAAAGAAAGTAATAGAAGAAGAAATTTATAAAACGCCTATCGAAAAGGCGACTAGTTTACTCAATTCACTAGAGAAAAAAGAGCTTTGGCAACACGGTGAAGTCAAAGCTTATTATAGTGAATTGACAGATATTGTTCGTAATTATATCGAAGAAGCCATCGAAATTCCAGCAATGGAAAGCACTACTTCTGAACTGATTGAAGGTTTGCAAATGGCTTCCAAAAAGAAGAAAATGAAGTTGTCGAAAGAAACGATCGACAATTTATTCGTGGTTTTAAAACAAGCCGATTTAGTAAAATTTGCCAAATCAAAACCGATGGATTTCGAAATTACGGAAGACCGCAAAAAAATTGAAAGAGCCATCGTTACTTTGGATAAAGCTATACCTGTAGTTGTCGAAAACAATGACGAAATGTTGCTTAACGAAATGCAACGTCAAGAACAATTGAAGCGGGAATTGAAAAAACAAAGACAGAAACGCATAATTATTGCCTCTGTTTCGGTATTTCTGCTCCTTTTTATAACCTTGACTTTCCTTATTGCTACAAAAGGATTCACTTATGTAAAGGACAATATCATTGGACATCCATCGAAAGAATTATTGGAAGGCGAATGGATAAAAAGCGAATACGGAAATCCAATTGTGAGAGTGGAAACACCTAAAGTGCTCAAAAGGGTTGACTTGAAGAAAACTTTGCCAAAAGAGGGAATGGCTTTGATAAAGGATATGCAGTCTTTTGCTTACGGAAGCCTAATCGATAATTTTTATATTATGGTTTCGACTTTGCATTTCAAGCAGGAGACACAAATCGATTTGGCCAAATCATTGGATGGCGCTTTGCAAACTTTGGAAGCGCAAGGAGCCCAAAATATGATAGTGAAACAAGAAGATTTTGAAACCAAAGAAGGCATCAAAGGCATCAAAGGATACGGTACTTTTTCGCAAATTGATGGTAAAAATCAAAGCAGTACCAAGTTATATTATGAAGTGCTGATTTTTAGTCAGGAAGGTGGATTGCAGCAAGTTATTATCGTTCACGAAGAGGGCGATCCATATGCCAATCAAATTTCAGAACGAATTTTGAGCTCGGTTGAACTTCAAAACAGCAAACAATAATGGGAAAATTAAGCTTTTTAAATCCAGAGTTTTTTTGGCTATTCTTATTGATTCCAGTAATTGGAGGATGGATGTATTGGAAAAGACACCAACAAACCGCCAATTTGAAAATAAGTTCAACCCAAGGGTTCAAAAATTCAAATTCGCTATTGGTAAAATTCCAACCGATGTTGAATGTGATGCGATTATTGGCTTTAAGTTCATTGATTATTGCGATGGCAAGACCCAGAACAGTGGATATTAGCAATCAAACTAAAACCACAAGAGGGATTGATATTGTGCTGGCAATGGACGTTTCGGGCAGTATGCTCGCCAAAGATTTGAGGCCAAACCGAATGGAAGCCATCAAAGAGGTGGCGGCAGATTTTGTCGAAGAAAGACCAAACGATAGAATTGGACTGGTGGTTTATGCCTCAGAAGCCTATACTAAAACACCGGTAACCAGCGATAAAGCAGTGGTCCTCGATGCTATCGGCGGTATTAAATACGACCAAGTTTTGCAAGACGGAACAGGAATAGGAATGGGATTGGCCACGGCTGTTAATCGATTGAAAGAAAGTAAAGCCAAAAGCAAAGTCATAATTCTATTGACCGACGGGGTGAATAATGCGGGATTTATCGAGCCAGAAACAGCGGCAGATATTGCCAAACAATACGGAATAAAAGTGTATACCATAGGTGTTGGAACAAACGGAATGGCCGAATCTCCCTATGCTTTGTCGCCCAACGGGCAGATTTTATTTCAAATGATGAAAGTAGAAATCGATGAACAGTTAATGAAAAGTATTGCCAGAAAAACTGGCGGAAAATATTTCAGAGCCACCAGTAATAGCAAATTGGCCGAAATTTACGAATCAATCAACGCCTTAGAAACCACCGAAATCAAAGAATTACGATTCTATGATTATGATGAAAAATACAGGCCTTTTGTTTGGTTTGCGCTCGGTCTTATACTAGTGGAATTAGGATTACGAAATACGGTTTACAGGAGTTTTATTTAAACTTAAACACAAAGGACACAAGGACTCCACTAAGAGCACAAATTAAACGATATAAAAGGCTAAAGTAAAAATGAGTGAGAATGATATATCAAAGATTGTTTTTGAAAGTGCATTATAAATTCATAGAATTTTGGGTCCAGGATTATTAGAAAGCGCTTATGAAGAGTGTATGTTTTATGAGTTGAAGAAGTATAATTTAAAAGTTGAAAAACAAAAACAGTTGCCTCTGGTTTATGAAGAAGTGAAGCTAGATGCTGGATTTAGAATTGATATTATTGTAGAAGATAAATTTATAGTTGAGATTAAATCAGTTGAATCCTTGAATGATGTTCATCTGGCACAATTGTTAACTTACCTAAGATTATCAAATTGTAAATTAGGATTGTTAATTAATTTCAATGTTGATTTATTAAAAAACGGTATTAAAAGAGTAATTAACGGAACATTATAAATACAGTTTGCAATTAATTTTGTGAACTTAGAGAAAAAACGTAGTGCCCTTTGTGGTTTAGCAAAAATGGAATTAGACGAATCAAAATATTTATACCTTCTTTTTATAGTACCCATTTTGGTGTTGCTTTTTCTATACAATATCTATTGGAAGAGAAAAAAACAGCGCGAATTTGGTGACCTGGATTTAATTAAAAAACTAAGTCCTGAAAAATCGGTTTTCAAGCCAATTCTGAAATTGGTAGTGTTGCTTTTGGCGCTTGTTGCTCTTATTTTAGGTTTGGTAAACCCAAAAATTGGAACCAAAATGGAAACTGTAAAACGAGAAGGTATCGACATCGTTTTTGCAATGGACGTTTCCAAAAGTATGCTCGCCGAAGATGTTGCACCCAACCGATTGGAAAAAAGCAAACAAATCGTTTCTCAAATTATCAATCAATTAGGGAATGACAGAATAGGAATTGTGGCCTATGCTGCAAGTGCTTTTCCCGTTTTGCCTATCACAACCGATTATGGAGTAGCCAAAATGTTTCTGCAAAGTATGAATACCGATATTGTTTCCTCGCAAGGAACATCGCTCGACGAAGCCATAAAATTATCGGCTACTTATTTTGATGAGAAAAGCAAAACCAGCAAATTATTGATTATGATTTCGGACGGCGAAGACCATTCTGAAGGAGCTGATGATGCCGCCGAGGAAGCCAATAAGTTGGGAATGAAAATCATTACCATCGGTATAGGAACCGAAAAAGGAAGCACGATTCCAATCAGAGTTAATGGAATTGTTGAAAGTTTTAAGAGAGACGCCAATAACGAAGTGGTTATCACAAAACTGAATAAAGAAGGCTTAACCACCATTGCCAAAGCTACCAAGGGAGGTTATGTTGACGGCAATAATACAAAAGCAGTATTGGATTATGTCAAAAACGCACTCGACAATATTCAAAAAACTGAATTTGAATCGACACAAATGGCCAATTTTCAATCGCAATTTCAGTGGTTTTTAGGTTTTGCATTTGTGCTTTTAGCATTAGATGTTTTTCTGTTGGAAAGACGTACAAAATGGGTTCAAAAATTGAATTTATTTAACGAAAAAGAGTAAGCCCCGATCCCTGAAGGTGGCGCTAAACATTATATTTAAAAGTTGTAAAATAAAGAATTACAAATGATTAAAAAATATTTCATATTGGTTTTCTTATTCCCCGCCTTGGCGGGGCTAGGGGGCTTGTTTGCTCAAGAGAAAGACAAAACATTGCCTAAGGCGAATGATGAATATACCCAAAAGAACTTTGTTGAGGCGGAAGCCAATTATAGAATTTCACGCTCAAAGTTCCCACGAAGAACGGTGGCTCCTTTCAATTTAGGGAATGCAATTTACAAACAAAAACAAGCTGCCGAAGCCAAATATGCCTATGCTTCTGCATTGAATATCACAAAATCAAGAGTGCAAAGACATAAAGTATTTCACAACTTGGGAAATGTTTTTATGAATGAAAAAGATTATACGAATGCAGTCGAAGCCTATAAAAACGCTTTGAGAAACAAACCATCGGATGATGAAACACGATATAATTATGCTTTGGCCAAAAAAATGTTGAAAGATAATCCGCCGCCAAAAGACGATAAAAACAAGGATAAAAACAAAGATAAGGATAAAGACAAAAAGGACGATAAGAAGGACGGCGATAAAGATAAAAAGGATAATAAAGGAGATCAGGATAAAAAAGACGACAAACCCGGTGAGCAAGGACAACCAAAGCCAATGCCGGGCGGAATTAATAAACAAAGAACCGAAAATCTTTTAGACGCGGTAAATAACGAAGAAAAGAAGATTCAAGATAAAGTAAATGCCCAAAAAGTAAAAGGAAAACCAGTTCAGGCCGAGAAAGATTGGTAAATCCCACACGCGAGCGGTAGCGAACTGGCGAAGCAAATTCCCGAAAGGGAAATTTGGAATAGATAATAAATTTGAAAAAATAACAAAATAATATACCCTGTTTCGACTCCCTCTCCTTGGAGAGGGCTGGGGTGAGAAAAAAATGAAAAGATTTGTAATAATACTGTTTTTAATTACCCAATCACTTCTTGCTCAAATTCAATTTGAAGCCAAAGTGAGTAAAACTACGCTTGGACTCAACGAAAGACTGCGCATCGATTTTGTAATGAATATGGATGGAGACAACTTTAGCCAGCCCTCATTCGATGGGTTTAGAGTGGTTGCCGGACCTAGCCAGCAAGTGAGCCAATCGTGGGTAAACGGTAGGAGTTCTTTCGAAAAAATCTATTCCTATTATCTGCTGCCAATGCAAAAAGGGAATATTATCATAAAGCAAGCCACAATAGAATACAACGGCCAGATTTATAAGACCAATCCAGTTAAAATCAGTGTCACCAATGCGGTGCAAGAAGCTAGAGACCCTAATGATGCGCCTCAAATATCAGCTGATAACAACCTTTATTTGGTCGCGGATATTTCTAAAACCAATCCCTACATCAACGAACCCATTACCGTGGTTTATAAATTGTATTTTAGCTACAACATCGGAATTTCGAATTGGAGAGAATTAGACAAACCCAAATACAATGATTTTTGGAGTCAAAATATTGACATCAAAGAACTAGTTGGGGAAGAAGGAATGTTTAAGGGCGAAAAGTACCGTTTTGTAGTACTTCGGAAAACAGTTTTATATCCACAAAAATCTGGTAAACTGGTAATTGAACCTTTATCCTTGGATATTGATGTGCAATTGCCAACGAATCGTCGAGATATGTTTGGTCGCGTTGTGGTAACCAATGCCAACAAAAGAGTTTCGGCTGGAGCCAAAACTATCGCGGTAAAAGCACTTCCTGAAGCGGGAAAACCAGCCGATTTTTCTGGAGCGGTTGGGAAGTTTGATTTTAAAGTAATTCCATCGAAAACCAATCTGAAAAACGGGGAAAGTCTCGATTTAGTGGTAAGTGTCACAGGAAAAGGGAATATGAAATTATTCAATTTGCCTAAACCAGTGGTGCCCAATTCCCTCGAAATGTACGATCCTGTTCACGAGGAAAAAGTAAATACCAATTTGGCAGGAATGTCAGGGAAAATTGCAGACAAATACACGATAATTCCACAGTTTAAAGGGAATTACCCCATCAAACCGATGCAGTTTACGTATTTTGATCTCGGTTCAGGAACCTATAAAACCATAACATCACCAGAAATTATGATTAATGTGATGGACGGTCCTTCGGCCAATGATCAAGTGGCTAGCACAACGCCTCAAAATTCCAAAAACATCATTTCGGGTAGCGAACAATTCAAATATATTAAATTGAAAACCGATTTAATAGCAATGAAGGAAAATGATTTCTTTGGTTCGAATACGTTTTACACCTTATTGTTTTTCCCTTTTTTAATGCTGCCATTGATTGTACTATTCAAAAAGAAAAAAGAGGCTATCGACAGCGATGTTTTTGGAAACAGAATAAAAATGAACAACCGTTTGGCAAAGAAATATTTATCCGAAGCCAAAAAGCAAATCAACAACAAAGAGCCGTTTTATGTGGCTTTGGAAAAAGCAATGCACAATTTCTTGAAAGCCAAATTGCATATTGAAACTTCGGATATGAGTAAAACCAATATTCAGCAGCTTTTAGCATCAAGAACTGTAAATGCACAAACGATAATTGATTTTATTACCTTGACTGAAAATTGTGAATTGGCGCGCTATGCCCCATCATCTAGTGCAGAAATTCAAAAAGATTTTGAAAAAGCGGTCGAAATAATATCAGATTTAGAAAAACAAATCTCTTAACCACGAAGGACACAAAGAAGGCACGAAGGGCACAAAGATTTTTATAAAAAAAATGACTGAAAACGAAATATCAAAATTAGTATTCGAAAGTGCTTTGAAAGTGCATAAGATTTTAGGTCCAGGATTGTTGGAAAGTGCTTATGAGGAATGTATGTTTTATGAGCTTAAAAAATCTAATTTGAAAGTTGAAAAACAAAAAGCATTACCTTTAGTTTATGAGGAAGTTAAGTTGGATGTTGGTTACAGAATCGATATTATTGTTGAAGATAAATTTATTGTAGAAATTAAATCTGTTGAAGCTCTAAACGATGTTCATCTAGCACAATTGCTAACTTATTTAAGATTATCAGATTGTAAATTAGGGTTATTAATCAATTTTAATGTCAAATTACTAAAAGAAGGAGTGAGAAGAGTGGTCAATGGAATACTTTAAATAGTGAACTTTGTGCCTTCTTTGCGTCCTTTGTGTTTAAATTTTTTTATGAAAAAGATACTTTTTATATTCCTACTCACAACCCAATTTTTCTTTGCCCAAACCGGCTTCGAAAAGGGGAATACTTTGTACCAAAAAGGGAAATACGAGCAAGCCATCACAGAATATAAGCGGATTCTGGCGACAAAACAACATTCAGCGGACTTGTATTTCAATCTTGGAAATTGCTATTATAAATTGAACCAAGTGGCTCCAGCGATTTATAATTATGAAAAAGCATTGGTGCTGAATCCTGAAGATGCTGAAATTCTAAACAATCTTAAATTTGCTCAAAAACTGCAAATCGATGAGATAAAAGTGATTCCACAAGTTGGTTTTTCAAAAATGGTTCACGATTTCACCGCTATTTTTCATTACAATACTTGGGCGTGGTTGGCTGTAGGATTGTCAACCTTGTTTTTATTTTGTTTTGCGGGCTATTATTTTTCGAGATTTACTTTTACCAAAAGGATTTTCTTTATCGGAATGTTTATCCTCCTTTTTACGATGATGATTTGTGTTTCAGCTGCAATTTCTGAGAAAAATCATTACGAAAATGAAAGACCCGCTATTGTTTTTGCCGAAATGGTTTTGGTAAAAAGCGAGCCTCAAAGAGCCAGTAATACCGTTTTTACCCTGCACGAAGGCACTAAAGTTTTTGTTCGAGAAACCTTAGACAATTGGAGAAAAATTCAATTGACAGATGGGACCGAAGGCTGGATTGAGAAAACTGCTATTAAGGAAGTGAAATAGATTGCAGGTTGCAGATTTCAGATTACAAAAACTGCTACCTGAAATCTGCCACCTGATTACTTCTTCTTCAAATCCTCATACCATTTTTCAATCGAAGGATAAATAAATCCTGCACTTTTTTGAATCGGACGATAAAACAGGGATTGGTCTAAAGTTTCTTTTTTGGAAAAGGTATTGTTGAAATTTATTTTTTCGAAAAGGTTTAAAAAGATACTCAGGATTAGGATTGTTTTTAATAATCTAAAAAAACCACCACCAAGTTTATTGATTACGCCCAATTGTGCAAAATCGGCAACGCTGGTCAGGAATTTTGCTAAAAGGGAAATGCCAATTACAACCACAAGAAAAGTAATAATAAATGCCGAAATCTGAATCGTTTTTGGATTCCAATGCACAATTGCTGACAGCATTACTCTAGCTAAAAATGAAAATTTTATAGCCAAATAAATGCCTAAAATCAACGAAAGCAAAGAAGCCAATTCGACAAAAAGCCCGTTGCGGATGCCTTTAAAAATGCCAAGCGCAAGCAAACAACCTAAAATAATATCTAAAAAACTCATACAAAAGATTAAAGAAAATTGAAAAAAGAGAATAGAATAAAGAACAAAGATAAACGAATTATGTTGGTATCTTTGCCCAAATTAATTTTAGAATTACCATTTTAGAATTCAGATTAAAAAAATCGGCTCCCGAAGCGTCGGGACTAAAATCTAAAATCCGCAATCTACAATCAAATGTCTAGAGATATACAACTTAAAGAACGCTGGGAAAACCTAGTCAATATACTTTCCGATCAATTTTCGCAAGGCGAAGACCTCGATTTGGACGCCATCATTTATTTAATTGGTGTTCAAGAACTCGGGAAAGTGCATCGCACCTACGAAAAAGACGAAAAACTCAACCTAATGCACATCGCTATTTGTCGGTTATTGGAACCTTACGGTTTCTATGAATTCGAATTTTATGACGAAGATGGTTGGCCACATTACAAAGTAAAAGAAGAATTGCCACCGCTAAAAGCAGGCGAGCAATCGGTTTTGATGAAAGAAGCCATTGTTAATTATTTTATCGAAAGAGAACTAATCGATTAATGATTGCAGACTAACGATTGCAGATTTTAGATTTATCGTGGAAACTTTAAACTTTAAACTTTAAACCTCAAACAAATTTCTTAATTTTGCACACTCAATTATTGGATGAAAATGATAGACAAGATAAAAGAATATATTGGTGAAGCACAAGCTTTTTCAACACAAAATAAAGAAGAACTCGAAGCATTCCGAATCAAATTCTTAGGAAGCAAAGGACTTTTGAAAGATTTTTTCGCTGAGTTCAAAAACGTTCCAAACGAGCAAAAAAAGGAGTTCGGCCAAGTGATTAATTTACTAAAATCTTCTGCCGAAGAAAAAGTAAAAGCTATTCAGGAATCTTTGGAAAGTAAAGAAGAAACTAAAGGCTTTTATGGCGACTTGACTCGCTCTGCCGAACCGGTTATCATTGGTTCGCGTCACCCGATTTCGTTAGTCAAAAATCAAATTATCGATATTTTCTCTAACGTGGGTTTCAATGTTTCCGAAGGACCAGAAATCGAGGACGATTGGCATAATTTCACTGCATTAAACTTGCCAGAATACCATCCGGCGCGAGATATGCAGGATACTTTTTTCATCCAAACCAATCCCGATATTTTGTTGCGTACCCACACCTCCTCCGTGCAAGTGCGTTATATGGAAAACAACAAACCTCCTATCAGAACGATTTCTCCGGGAAGAGTTTTCCGCAACGAAGCAGTTTCGTCACGTTCGCACTGTATTTTCCACCAAGTCGAAGGATTGTATATTGACAAAGACGTTTCCTTTGCCGATTTGAAACAAACGCTATTGTATTTCACCAAAGAAATGTTTGGAAAATCGAAAATTCGTCTTCGTCCGTCTTATTTTCCATTTACAGAACCCAGCGCCGAAATTGATATTTATTGGGGTTTAAAAACCGAAACCGATTATAGAATTACCAAAGGAACCGGCTGGTTAGAAATTGGCGGTTGCGGAATGGTGGATCCGAATGTCTTGAAAAATTGCAACATCAACTCCGACGAATACACAGGTTTTGCCTTTGGAATGGGAATCGAAAGAATAGCGATGTTATTATACCAAATTGGCGATATTCGAATGTTTTACGAAAATGACGTTCGTTTCTTAGAGCAATTTAAGGCATCAATATAATTTTCCATCACCTTTGATAGTATTTAAGTTCAAAACTTTGTGTGCTTTGTGCCTTCATTGTGAACTTTGTGGTTAAGTTTCAATTTTATGAAAAAAGACATCATCATCCCCGAAGTAGAAAACGTTTTCCTCGCCGCAGTCCAGGAATGGAGCGACGACTTTATGGAAAAAGTCTGGTATATTTATCTAGTAAACGACAGCGATTTCAAACTCGATAGCGTAATGGTGGTCTCCAAAGCTTTCGGAACCATCGATGGCGAAATGAAGAAAACATCACTTTTGCGACACGCTTTTATGGAAGTGCCAACAGTTACTTTTGTAAAAGTAGAAATGGTCGAAAAAAGTGTTTTGGTGCTCAACAACGAGTTTATGGTTACTTTCTTTATAGGCAACACCTTATACGATCGAAAATTTTTTTTCAAAGCCAATTCGATCACTCCCGATTATGTCGAGGAAGTGCCACTTTTGTTTGTGGATGGGGTGATTGTGAGGTAGAAAAGAACATAGAGAAACAAATATGAATTTCTTTAACGTTCTGGTGCTTGGTGAGGTCGCGACTTTGGGGTCGATTATTTTCTTTTCAAGATAAAATTTCGTGCGAAATGTAAACGGGTATTTAATAGAAAATTTGCAATATGGCCAAACGCCAGTTACAAGGAGTATTAATTATCTATTAGAAATTCTTTAGGTCTTTTGAGTTCGTACTTTTTCATTTCTTTCATTGTCAATTTTTTTGTCACTTTATAGTTTTCTTCGAATAAGTATTGAACCATTATTGGATAATTCATTAAGTTATTGACACAAACCAAATTTTCATTTACAAAATTATAAAGATTGAAAAGCCAATAATTATGATTTTTATGATTTTGAAGA is part of the Flavobacterium nackdongense genome and encodes:
- the pheS gene encoding phenylalanine--tRNA ligase subunit alpha; its protein translation is MIDKIKEYIGEAQAFSTQNKEELEAFRIKFLGSKGLLKDFFAEFKNVPNEQKKEFGQVINLLKSSAEEKVKAIQESLESKEETKGFYGDLTRSAEPVIIGSRHPISLVKNQIIDIFSNVGFNVSEGPEIEDDWHNFTALNLPEYHPARDMQDTFFIQTNPDILLRTHTSSVQVRYMENNKPPIRTISPGRVFRNEAVSSRSHCIFHQVEGLYIDKDVSFADLKQTLLYFTKEMFGKSKIRLRPSYFPFTEPSAEIDIYWGLKTETDYRITKGTGWLEIGGCGMVDPNVLKNCNINSDEYTGFAFGMGIERIAMLLYQIGDIRMFYENDVRFLEQFKASI